A region of Clarias gariepinus isolate MV-2021 ecotype Netherlands chromosome 25, CGAR_prim_01v2, whole genome shotgun sequence DNA encodes the following proteins:
- the LOC128513501 gene encoding phosphotriesterase-related protein-like, translating into MSPLSGKVQTVLGLVDPDQLGRTMTHEHLTMTFECCFVPPAPGHENNSSAPIQLKNMHWLQQHPYSHRENLLLCQEIEAVRDELICFKKAEGGTIVENTTTGITRNLPVLRQLAMDTGVNIVAGAGYYVDVTHSDEMRKMTVEKLTDVIVKEVSHGADGTDIRCGVIGEIGTGWPITESEKKVLLATAHAQTQLGCPVIIHPGRNRAAPGEIVRILQEAGGDISKTVMSHLDRTIFDHGELLEFAKLGSYLEYDLFGIEMLDYPFNLHIDMPSDSQRVQTLAFLVKEGYEDRIVIAHDIHTKNRLTKYGGHGYSHILKNIVPKMLSRGISQKQVDKILIDNPKQWLTFK; encoded by the exons ATGTCTCCTTTGAGCGGGAAAGTCCAGACAGTCCTGGGCCTGGTGGATCCAGACCAATTGGGTCGCACCATGACCCACGAGCACCTGACCATGACTTTCGAGTGCTGCTTCGTCCCCCCGGCTCCAGGACACGAGAACAATTCCTCGGCACCCATCCAGCTGAAGAACATGCACTGGCTCCAGCAGCACCCGTACAGCCACCGCGAGAACCTCCTGTTGTGCCAGGAGATCGAGGCGGTGCGAGACGAACTAATCTGCTTCAAGAAGGCTGAAGGTGGCACCATCGTGGAGAACACGACGACGGGTATAACTCGAAATCTGCCCGTTTTACGCCAGCTGGCCATGGATACAGGGGTCAACATTGTTGCAGGGGCCGGGTACTACGTAGACGTCACTCATTCTGATGAGATGAGAAAGATGACCGtggagaag CTCACTGATGTTATAGTGAAAGAAGTGTCACATGGTGCTGATGGAACTGATATCCGCTGTGGCGTGATCGGAGAGATTGGCACTGGTTGGCCAATCACAGAGAGTGAAAAGAAAGTGCTGCTTGCCACcgcacatgcacagacacagcTGGGATGTCCGGTTATCATTCACCCGGGCCGGAACCGTGCCGCCCCCGGCGAAATAGTCCGAATCCTTCAGGAGGCAGGAGGGGACATCTCTAAAACTGTGATGTCCCATCTGGACCG AACTATATTTGATCACGGTGAGTTGCTGGAGTTTGCGAAATTAGGAAGCTACCTTGAGTACGACCTCTTCGGCATAGAAATGCTGGACTACCCCTTTAATTTGCACATCGACATGCCGAGTGACAGCCAGAGGGTTCAAAC tctggcatttctagtcaAAGAAGGCTACGAGGACAGGATCGTCATCGCTCACGATATCCACACCAAGAACCGTCTGACCAAATACGGCGGGCACGGTTACTCCCACATCCTGAAGAACATTGTGCCCAAAATGCTTTCCAGGGGCATCAGTCAAAAGCAGGTGGACAAGATACTGATCGACAACCCCAAGCAGTGGCTAACCTTCAAATAG
- the LOC128513236 gene encoding phosphotriesterase-related protein-like, which translates to MSPLSGKVQTVLGLMDPDKLGRTMTHEHLTVTTECGFIPPAPGHEDNTSVPIQVKNLHWLQQHPYSHRENLLLYQEIEAVRDELVCFKKTGGGTIVENTTTGIRRDLPALRQLAMDTGVNIVAGAGYYVDITHSDEMRTMTVEKLTDVIVREVSHGADGTDIRCGVIGEIGISSPITESEKKVLLATAHAQTQLGCPVIIHPGRNRAAPGEIVRILQEAGGDISKTVMSHLDRTIFDHDELLEFAKLGSYLEYDLFGIEMLDYPFNLHIDMPSDSQRVQTLAFLVKEGYEDRIVISHDIHTKNRLTKYGGHGYSHILKNIVPKMLSRGISQKQVDKILIDNPKQWLTFK; encoded by the exons ATGTCTCCTCTGAGCGGAAAGGTCCAGACAGTCCTGGGCCTGATGGATCCAGACAAACTGGGTCGCACCATGACCCATGAGCACCTGACCGTGACCACTGAGTGCGGCTTCATCCCTCCGGCTCCAGGACACGAGGACAATACCTCCGTACCCATCCAGGTGAAAAACTTGCACTGGCTTCAGCAGCACCCGTACAGCCACCGCGAGAACCTCCTGCTGTACCAGGAGATCGAGGCGGTGCGAGACGAACTGGTCTGCTTCAAGAAGACTGGGGGTGGCACCATAGTGGAGAACACGACTACGGGTATAAGACGAGATCTGCCCGCTTTACGCCAGCTGGCCATGGATACAGGGGTCAACATTGTTGCAGGGGCCGGGTACTACGTAGACATCACTCATTCTGATGAGATGAGGACGATGACTGtggagaag CTCACTGATGTTATAGTGAGAGAAGTGTCACATGGTGCTGATGGAACTGATATCCGCTGTGGCGTGATCGGGGAGATTGGCATAAGCTCACCAATCACAGAGAGTGAAAAGAAAGTGCTGCTTGCCACcgcacatgcacagacacagcTGGGATGTCCGGTTATCATTCACCCGGGCCGGAACCGTGCCGCCCCTGGCGAGATAGTCCGAATCCTTCAGGAGGCAGGAGGGGACATCTCTAAAACTGTGATGTCCCATCTGGACAG AACTATATTTGATCACGATGAGTTGCTGGAGTTTGCGAAATTAGGAAGCTACCTTGAGTACGACCTCTTCGGCATAGAAATGCTGGACTACCCCTTTAATTTGCACATCGACATGCCGAGTGACAGCCAGAGGGTTCAAAC tctggcatttctagtcaAAGAAGGCTACGAGGACAGGATCGTCATCTCTCACGACATCCACACCAAGAACCGCCTGACCAAATACGGCGGGCATGGTTACTCCCACATCCTGAAGAACATTGTGCCCAAAATGCTTTCCAGGGGCATCAGTCAAAAGCAGGTGGACAAGATACTGATCGACAACCCCAAGCAGTGGCTAACCTTCAAATAG